A stretch of DNA from Flexistipes sp.:
AATTACCTTACAATCCGGATGAAAGCCAAAAAATTCGTCACTTATGTTTTCTAACTGATACAGCTTTTTTCGTATATCCATATCCGATACCAAAAATTAATTCTAAAAGCGAAAATTTAACACCGAAAATTAAAAAACACAATCCAATTCTGGAAAAGCTCCATTTGACTAAATAGATAGAAACTTGACAACGAAATGTAATAAATATAGGTTATCGCATCACAAAATGGAGAGGTGGCAGAGTCCGGCCGAATGCACCGCACTCGAAATGCGGCGCCCGACTTGCTCGGGCCGGGGGTTCGAATCCCTCCCTCTCCGTTTTCTTTCTTCTGTATTACCAACAACTTAGTTTTTCGGCAAAATCCATTGTTCTAAAATTGTTCTAAACGGTTTTTTATGCGTATATAAATTTGTCCAGTTCGTTCTTCTCTCCGTTAATCTGTTTGATTATCCTGCCGTATGTCTTGAATATCATCTGATGGCTGGAGTGACCAAGCTGTCTTGCCACTAGCACCAGCCAAAGGACTGGTAAATATATTGTATACACAAATTGATTGACTTCGTCAAATTTAGCTATTTACATAGCTGCCAATCGGTCATTGACCGATGCTAGTGGAACACATTATAATTTGATGTCCGCTGTGTTTAATAAAAGTGTTTGTCCGACATTATAAAAATTATTTATCTGAAATCACAGCTGCAAAAAAGGTGTTAAATCTACTAAATCTTATGGTTTCTCAAAGAGATTGTATAAAAAATGTGCACAATATTGGAAAGCCTACTTAGTGAAAAATAATGATGCTTTATTTTTTTAAATTTTCAATTTTAAGCAGTTTGTTTATTCATTTCTTCATATGAAAATTCCCAAAGAGCAGCATTTGATTTAGCATGCTCTATTGTCATGTTAACTATATTCCCTTCAGCATCAACATCAATGTATATATTTTCGCTAATTTCCCTTGTTTCAAAAACTTCACGGTCAGCAAATTCTATGAGAGCAGTATCCGTATCATTAAAATATTTTACTTTCATTTCTCATTCTCCTTATAGTTCCTGTCAAAAAAAGCATTATGTACTGTTTCACCATCTTCCAAAATGATAACTCTCAAATATTTATTCACCTCAGGTATTTTTGCCCATTTGCGGATTCTACCGTCAGATTGGATTTCAGATTTCTCCGGATTGGTAATAACATGTTCTATCCACTCAATCTTGATCTTTGATCTATCGGTTCTTTCCCTTGTATAATTAAAATATTTTGTAGTTTTCATTTGTCAAATTCTATTTTAATTTTGTTTTTTTTGCAATATTCATCTCAACTGGGGCAGAGTGATCTAATCATCAAACAGCTACAATAGAGCTTTGAATAATTGAGCCAACATAATTACCCCATCCTGCCCGAGCACTTAAATCTATAAGTGTTCGGAAATGGTCTCTCCCCCTGACTTAGGGGAAGATGCAGAGGGGGTACTTTTGACAACCGATATCCGAGATTTTTCCTCATCAGCTATCACCACTTCGGTAACCAACACTCTTGTCACCTCGACCGAAGCGGAGAGGTCTCTCTTGCAAAATAACTTAGCTTTCTTACTCCATCCTAACAGATATCTCCCCCTGGTTTAGGGGGAGATGCAAGAGGGGGTACTTATT
This window harbors:
- a CDS encoding DUF2283 domain-containing protein, whose protein sequence is MKVKYFNDTDTALIEFADREVFETREISENIYIDVDAEGNIVNMTIEHAKSNAALWEFSYEEMNKQTA